From the Halococcus agarilyticus genome, the window GCGGACGGGCTCCGCCGGACGGCGATCGACACCGGCGACCCGACGATCCAGTACGTCGCCGCCGAGTCACGGGTCGATCACGCGATCGAGCTGTTCCACGACCTCCCCGAGCGCGCGACGCTGATCGTGGATCCGCATACCGTGATCGAGCGCAAGGAGCGCTCGCGCTTCGAGGAGTTCATGACCCAGCTCCGCCTCCACGTCATCGACACCGAGAGCGTCGCCGTGTTGCACTGCCTCGACGGGCGGAACGTGCCGGCGCTGCGTGACACCACCAGCCACATGGCCGACGTGATCCTCCAGCTGACGGCCACCACCGCCGGCGCGTCAGTCGAGACCAGACTCGCCGTCCCCAAGTTCCGCGGCGGGCGCGCGCTCACCGAGACCCTCAAGCTCCAGCTCACCGACAGCGTCGAGATCGACACCAGCCGCGACATCGCCTGATAGGGATCGTTGTGAGTCATTTCGGTATGTCGCCGACACGCGATCGGCGACTACCGGTAAACAGTCACAACGATCCCTATGAGACGTCGGTGCGGGCGCGACTCGATCGTGTGACGACGGCGGAAAGACATCCGGCGGGAGCCATGCGTTGACGTCCCATCGATGCGTTTAATAGTAGATGCGTCGACGTGTGTAACGAACGCCGAAGACAGATGACGCAAACAGTCCTGATCGTCGACGACGATGCGGGGATGCGCGAGCTGCTCCGGTTCAAGCTCGGCAAGAACGACTTCGAGGTCGCGACGAGTTCGAACGGCCGCGAGTGTCTCGACTATCTCGAAGCGGAGCCGCTGCCGGATCTCGTGTTGCTCGACATCATGATGCCGTACATGGACGGCCACGAGGTCCTCGATCGGATCCGGGACGAGATCGACGCCGCCCTGCCGGTGGTGCTGTTGACGGCGGCGGAGTCGCGCGAGGAGATCGACGACGGGATCGAGGTGAGCGACCACATCGAGAAGCCGTTCCGGATGAACGAGGTCGTCGACTGCGTGGAGCACGTTCTCGACGGGTCGTTGGCGTCGGATTGATGGGAAGCCAACGGCTCCGGGCTGGGACGGGACCGGCGGAGAAGTGACGCCGTCGGGGAACTACTCGTCGGTTTCGACGCCTTCGAGCTCCTCGGTGATCTCGTCGGCGTCGACGTCGGCGTCTTCGAGCTCTTCTTCGATCGCTTCGAGATCGGCTTCCTCGCCGCC encodes:
- a CDS encoding RAD55 family ATPase; the protein is MASRLSTGIGLLDQRLGGGIPTGSIVALNAPPASQAELLLYEFMAPRETLYLTLDRTELAVADGLRRTAIDTGDPTIQYVAAESRVDHAIELFHDLPERATLIVDPHTVIERKERSRFEEFMTQLRLHVIDTESVAVLHCLDGRNVPALRDTTSHMADVILQLTATTAGASVETRLAVPKFRGGRALTETLKLQLTDSVEIDTSRDIA
- a CDS encoding response regulator, whose amino-acid sequence is MTQTVLIVDDDAGMRELLRFKLGKNDFEVATSSNGRECLDYLEAEPLPDLVLLDIMMPYMDGHEVLDRIRDEIDAALPVVLLTAAESREEIDDGIEVSDHIEKPFRMNEVVDCVEHVLDGSLASD